The Colletotrichum higginsianum IMI 349063 chromosome 2, whole genome shotgun sequence genome has a segment encoding these proteins:
- a CDS encoding CFEM domain-containing protein: MAAAARFFALLICILGASTVVAAADLSYQGIPSCAVNCIFQEIGHSDCAITNQTCICHDDVLAGYVQTCVQASCTVREMLAARNQSLAACGVPVSQHDETMRWFRLTIFALPTFFLFVRVVNKYMKLSSWGWDDTTIMIAYAVLVAFLPAAYVAERTGAGRDIWTLTPEQITEFLFVFLIFGTLYMTSLAFIKCSILFLYLRIFPDEKFRRVLWGTQLFNLLLWIAFVTGTFAACQPLNFFWNGWKKEMAGKCFNLNAFAMCHGVLNVALDAWMLVLPTTQIYGLRMKLKTKIGVMLMFGVGIFLTAVSAYRIKTLVLFATSYNITADSFQSSMWSSIELCVGAFVACLPSARQVWRITFPKILEVTHISTRSSPSSKGSNAISQASRTLSGAHERPRMAAYEESSIAHLVGDFNKIDLNDLPDTSPTETTHPRTPKNRNETKTEPGSGSSRGS, from the exons atggccgccgccgcgcgaTTCTTTGCCTTGCTCATTTGCATCTTGGGGGCGAGCACTGTCGTTGCCGCGGCAGATTTGTCGTATCAGGGCATCCCAAGCTGTGCC GTCAACTGTATCTTCCAGGAGATCGGCCATAGCGACTGCGCCATTACGAACCAAACATGCATCTGCCACGACGATGTGCTGGCTGGCTACGTACAAACATGCGTTCAGGCCAGCTGCACAGTTAGAGAAATGCTGG CGGCCCGAAACCAGTCATTAGCTGCCTGCGGAGTGCCCGTATCCCAGCACGATGAAACTATGAGATGGTTCCGACTGACCATTTTTGCCCTCCCgaccttcttcctcttcgtccggGTTGTCAACAAGTATATGAAGCTATCAAGTTGGGGCTGGGACGACACAACCATTATGATTGCATAT GCTGTCCTAGTAGCCTTTCTGCCAGCGGCCTATGTCG CCGAAAGAACAGGTGCAGGGAGGGACATTTGGACCCTTACTCCTGAACAAATTACCGAGTTTCTTTTC GTGTTTCTCATATTTGGCACGCTGTACATGACGTCTCTGGCCTTCATCAAGTGTTCCATCCTGTTTCTCTACCTACGCATCTTCCCCGATGAAAAGTTCAGGAGGGTCCTGTGGGGTACGCAGCTGTTCAACCTCCTTTTATGGATTGCGTTCGTCACGGGCACGTTCGCCGCCTGTCAGCCCCTGAACTTCTTTTGGAACGGATGGAAGAAAGAGATGGCGGGCAAGTGCTTCAACCTGAACGCTTTTGCCATGTGTCATGGTGTGCTCAACGTTGCCTTGGACGCCTGGATGCTTGTGTTACCGACCACTCAAATCTATGGGCTGAGAATGAAGCTCAAGACGAAGATCGGCGTCATGCTGATGTTCGGCGTTGGCATATT CCTCACAGCAGTCAGTGCCTACCGTATCAAGACGCTTGTCTTGTTTGCGACATCATACAACATCACAG CCGACTCGTTTCAGAGTTCCATGTGGTCCTCGATAGAGCTCTGCGTGGGGGCTTTTGTCGCCTGTCTCCCGAGCGCCCGCCAAGTCTGGAGGATAACATTTCCCAAGATCCTCGAAGTGACACACATCTCTACGAGATCGTCTCCATCAAGCAAGGGTTCCAACGCCATCAGCCAAGCCTCAAGAACGTTGTCAGGCGCTCATGAACGACCACGCATGGCTGCTTACGAAGAGTCATCGATAGCGCATCTGGTCGGGGATTTCAACAAAATCGACCTCAACGACCTTCCCGACACGAGCCCGACGGAAACTACGCACCCACGGACGCCGAAGAACCGAAATGAGACCAAAACGGAACCCGGTTCGGGCAGCTCTAGAGGCAGCTGA
- a CDS encoding Ribosomal protein S9/S16 — MSSTQSVQCFGKKRTATAVAQCKAGKGLVKVNGKPLSLVQPEILRFKVYEPLLVLGLDKFANIDIRVRVTGGGHTSQIYAIRQAIAKSVVAYYQKFVDEHSKNMLKQALVQFDRTLLVADNRRCEPKKFGGKGARSRFQKSYR, encoded by the exons ATGTCGTCCACCCAGAGCGTGCAGTGCTTCGGCAAGAAGAGAaccgccaccgccgttgCCCAGTGCAAG GCTGGCAAGGGCCTCGTCAAGGTCAACGGCAAGCCTCTCTCGCTTGTCCAGCCCGAGATCCTCCGCTTCAAG GTCTACGAGcccctccttgtcctcggccttgacaagttcgccaacatcgacATCCGCGTCCGCGTCACCGGTGGTGGTCACACTTCCCAGATCTACGCCATCCGTCAGGCTATCGCCAAGTCGGTTGTCGCCTACTACCAGAagttcgtcgacgagcacTCGAAGAACATGCTCAAGCAGGCCCTCGTCCAGTTCGACCGCACccttctcgtcgccgacaaCCGCCGGTGCGAGCCCAAGAAGTTCGGTGGTAAGGGTGCCCGCTCCAGATTCCAGAAGTCCTACCGTTAA